One Leptospira wolbachii serovar Codice str. CDC genomic region harbors:
- a CDS encoding DUF1318 domain-containing protein, with protein sequence MKRLIFLFLVMGCKSIVDLKVPPITITNAQTAAEKQMVGEDRELEKEGWMIASIQSSSNGRSNREKSASDDQDPEIRAHRIRLNYLMPEVKQYKMHGIVGETPVGFIKLNPLAFGLPTFAQYEIPAKRKRVEDVIVYLNESRKTIWEKEALNQKKKGKKDEEILKYKQSLIEEYYKSVSAGEYFETTAGRWEKLQ encoded by the coding sequence ATGAAACGTCTTATATTTTTATTCCTAGTAATGGGATGTAAATCCATCGTCGATTTAAAGGTTCCGCCGATTACAATTACCAATGCGCAGACAGCAGCCGAAAAACAAATGGTAGGTGAAGATAGGGAGTTGGAGAAAGAGGGTTGGATGATCGCGTCCATTCAGTCTTCATCAAATGGAAGATCCAATCGTGAAAAATCAGCATCAGATGATCAGGATCCTGAAATTAGGGCGCATAGAATTCGTTTAAATTATTTAATGCCTGAAGTTAAACAGTACAAAATGCACGGGATTGTTGGAGAAACTCCGGTTGGTTTTATTAAACTAAATCCATTAGCATTTGGATTGCCTACCTTTGCTCAGTATGAAATCCCTGCCAAACGAAAACGGGTGGAAGATGTAATTGTTTATTTGAATGAATCAAGAAAGACAATTTGGGAAAAAGAGGCTTTGAATCAAAAGAAAAAAGGTAAAAAAGACGAAGAAATACTCAAATACAAACAGTCTTTAATTGAAGAATATTATAAATCGGTATCCGCAGGAGAATATTTTGAAACGACCGCTGGCAGATGGGAGAAGTTACAATGA
- a CDS encoding LIC_11026 family protein — translation MNPILKVSLGVAKTKTFRGLLVLFLLYKSVFNAFTADLLVPKLVSHFTMGRMEGNFGSFSLFFGIEINDFRLYPGFPFEKVPLAEAKQIRLRYNLPLLVFGKIKISEIGLQNAKFQIEERSGRWNFASLLKKSEPPIPEPIPEPKPPLTEIKTYLPLQASAYINLDAVEFQLKRDTGSLHFFSIQDLSLQTELETNRFTSIPFDFSAVNQIDHILLSLNATKPIPLDLDSKELRWKQTIPMSLRFEWDRTVSPEMFLFTTDIGKDDILLEVRDKPVQLGLRLLSDIHYDNQLDQIGINQLDLRVLGQSWLSLAGSIQNVSKDTSTVAIVVGKSNMQLTSFQRSIDQLHGIVPEMKLSGDLSLEGTGVSGDWKNANANLKLKASQLYLKMGKSKAHSLPSALLDISSHLNLADTKPLSAEKPFPYIKSLTISPSHIDYNGASLSLSGEYLESKGLDIHLNVDKLQLGDYVPGLGGKLQMDLGVLGESFATLSLQTKAKIDGFRYQLDRSRSPSSLLGLDLNAVLLFDRPFGLSEVKISDLKLDQKTITGNKALELDLKGNVQPGSNLVANVRPLGLNIYTPNLLLVLPLVLKEKISPIQNLLGNHPILKLNARYSASGNSKKINAEVNAELPGLEMKDLKLSADLSLSGAETNEIIIRTLKMNAFGGIFNLAINGQLNKNGKPKPPLGPYFGNLDLTFGLVSATKQYLAKGLSFQGDLGLNLSIRDYDINGEFHSKVPVISYNNQKCPGEHCQAYLLEEVIAKIPIQHNLARESEDSLIVGDKSIFIKNYGRNNPPNLTIGQVLGTHPNIPNLPFEYVKRQKDTPGLTAFIEYKENYANIESLRSYSLDGLVLGKNMIFNLGNLDPKSMEFRGNFLIRDIDLKQLMAPKVRDKIDDGKLKADLNISVRDLSEPVANLDLFFSIFQIGRDFGKSALNVISPQNFLIDRITDSYSINKIDVSLSKGLVYADVYFNRSLLSLLINLEDGKISQQRMPLANFLKRAQSEIQTYQE, via the coding sequence ATGAATCCAATCCTGAAGGTAAGTTTAGGAGTCGCCAAAACAAAAACCTTTCGCGGACTCCTAGTCCTTTTTCTACTTTATAAATCTGTATTCAATGCATTTACCGCAGACCTACTGGTTCCCAAACTAGTATCTCATTTTACTATGGGAAGAATGGAGGGAAATTTTGGGTCTTTCTCTCTTTTTTTTGGAATTGAGATCAATGACTTTCGGCTCTACCCAGGGTTTCCTTTTGAAAAGGTTCCTTTGGCAGAAGCAAAACAGATTCGTCTTCGTTACAACCTTCCTCTCCTAGTTTTCGGAAAAATCAAAATTTCTGAAATTGGTCTCCAAAATGCTAAGTTTCAAATCGAAGAACGTTCTGGTCGGTGGAACTTTGCTTCCCTTTTAAAAAAGTCAGAACCCCCCATACCGGAACCAATTCCAGAGCCAAAACCACCACTAACGGAAATCAAAACCTACCTTCCCTTACAGGCCAGTGCTTATATCAACTTGGATGCGGTCGAGTTTCAATTGAAACGTGATACAGGTTCCCTACATTTTTTTTCCATCCAAGATCTATCCTTACAAACGGAACTGGAGACTAACCGGTTTACATCCATCCCTTTTGATTTTTCAGCAGTCAACCAGATCGATCATATCCTTCTTTCTCTTAACGCAACCAAACCAATTCCATTGGATTTGGATTCAAAGGAGCTAAGGTGGAAACAAACGATTCCTATGTCTTTACGATTCGAATGGGATAGAACTGTTTCACCAGAGATGTTTTTGTTTACCACGGACATTGGAAAGGATGATATCCTGCTTGAAGTTCGAGATAAACCTGTTCAACTCGGCTTACGTCTGTTATCTGATATCCATTATGATAATCAATTGGATCAAATTGGTATCAATCAACTAGACCTTCGAGTATTAGGTCAATCTTGGCTGAGTTTAGCCGGTTCCATTCAAAATGTTTCTAAAGATACATCCACGGTTGCTATTGTTGTAGGAAAGTCTAATATGCAGTTGACTTCATTTCAAAGGTCGATCGATCAACTTCATGGAATTGTTCCTGAAATGAAGTTATCAGGTGATCTTTCTCTTGAAGGAACGGGGGTAAGTGGAGACTGGAAAAATGCAAATGCTAATTTAAAATTAAAGGCTTCGCAGTTGTATTTAAAGATGGGAAAATCGAAAGCCCATTCCCTTCCTTCTGCTTTACTAGACATCTCTTCTCATTTAAATTTAGCAGATACTAAACCTTTAAGTGCGGAAAAACCATTTCCTTATATAAAATCTCTAACGATTTCGCCTTCACATATTGATTATAATGGGGCTTCATTGTCTTTATCAGGTGAGTATCTAGAATCCAAGGGTTTGGATATTCATTTAAATGTCGATAAGCTTCAATTAGGTGATTATGTTCCTGGACTTGGTGGAAAGTTACAGATGGATCTCGGGGTATTGGGTGAATCATTTGCAACATTGTCTCTGCAAACAAAAGCAAAAATTGATGGGTTCAGATACCAATTGGATCGTTCCAGGTCACCTTCCTCTTTGCTTGGGTTGGATCTAAATGCTGTTTTATTATTTGATCGTCCCTTCGGACTTTCAGAAGTCAAAATTTCCGATCTGAAATTAGATCAAAAGACAATTACGGGAAATAAAGCATTAGAGTTAGATTTAAAAGGGAATGTTCAACCAGGGTCAAACCTCGTTGCAAACGTACGACCGTTAGGTTTAAATATTTACACTCCAAATCTTTTGCTTGTGCTTCCTCTAGTATTAAAAGAAAAAATTTCTCCAATCCAGAATCTTCTTGGGAACCATCCAATATTAAAATTGAATGCTCGTTATTCTGCTTCGGGCAATTCCAAAAAAATTAATGCAGAGGTGAATGCCGAGTTACCTGGTTTGGAAATGAAAGATCTAAAATTGTCAGCAGATCTTTCGTTATCCGGTGCAGAGACAAATGAAATTATAATCAGAACTCTGAAAATGAATGCCTTTGGTGGGATATTCAACTTAGCAATAAATGGACAGTTGAATAAAAATGGAAAGCCGAAACCACCGTTAGGTCCTTATTTTGGAAATTTGGATCTAACATTTGGTTTGGTATCTGCAACGAAACAGTATTTGGCCAAGGGGCTTAGTTTTCAAGGCGACTTGGGTTTAAACTTATCAATTCGTGATTATGATATCAATGGTGAATTCCATTCAAAAGTTCCCGTGATATCGTATAACAACCAGAAGTGTCCTGGGGAACATTGCCAGGCATATCTTTTGGAGGAAGTCATTGCAAAAATTCCCATCCAACACAATTTAGCGCGGGAAAGCGAAGATAGTTTGATAGTGGGTGATAAATCCATATTTATAAAAAACTACGGCCGAAACAACCCGCCTAACTTAACCATTGGACAAGTCCTTGGAACTCATCCTAATATTCCTAACCTACCTTTTGAGTATGTAAAACGACAAAAAGACACACCGGGTCTTACTGCGTTTATCGAGTATAAAGAAAATTATGCGAACATTGAATCCTTACGATCTTATTCTTTGGATGGATTGGTTTTAGGGAAAAATATGATTTTTAATTTAGGAAATTTGGATCCTAAATCTATGGAGTTTCGTGGAAACTTTCTCATCAGAGATATTGATTTAAAACAATTGATGGCTCCAAAAGTCAGAGATAAAATTGATGATGGAAAATTAAAAGCGGATCTAAATATTTCCGTTCGAGATTTGAGTGAACCTGTTGCCAATTTGGATCTTTTCTTTTCGATCTTCCAGATAGGCCGTGATTTTGGGAAAAGCGCTTTGAATGTTATATCTCCTCAAAACTTTCTAATTGATCGCATAACAGATAGCTACTCGATTAATAAAATAGACGTTTCTTTGTCCAAGGGTCTAGTTTATGCAGATGTATATTTTAACCGATCATTATTGTCTTTGTTGATTAACTTAGAAGATGGTAAAATTTCACAACAACGAATGCCACTTGCCAATTTTTTGAAACGTGCGCAAAGCGAAATCCAAACATACCAAGAGTGA
- a CDS encoding STAS domain-containing protein, with protein sequence MKIKVTSKNDVHIIKIEGAIKAGNEFELSEKIEQYIKKGQVPKFIIDLKKVPFINSAGLGTFLNIYKHIDGLNGRLVFANLNSDIENLMEITKLSSVFEIYKTLEEAEDSFEY encoded by the coding sequence ATGAAAATCAAAGTTACTAGTAAAAACGACGTGCACATCATTAAAATTGAAGGTGCCATCAAAGCCGGAAATGAGTTCGAGCTATCTGAAAAGATTGAACAGTACATCAAAAAAGGCCAAGTCCCTAAATTTATTATTGATTTGAAAAAGGTTCCCTTCATCAACTCAGCTGGTTTAGGAACGTTTCTCAATATTTATAAACATATTGATGGCCTGAATGGTAGACTTGTATTTGCGAACTTAAATTCCGATATCGAGAACCTAATGGAAATCACAAAACTTTCTAGCGTTTTCGAGATATATAAAACTCTAGAAGAGGCTGAAGACTCCTTCGAATATTAA
- a CDS encoding DNA-directed RNA polymerase sigma-70 factor — MLPKILDEKILPLIEEARSNNDPNIVKEHLPIWMVDRLAKKRKITDDESCEMVVTILEVFSKMWALSLNYHITNVLGFFVTYAFNQYRNRFRRTEISESGELYLQLWNYDQPANEEVPTKLWEEINPVKAELEKLPTLTALVLSLQFDLPMKQNLNQLLLWKLRETNHDVEGFFRDWEEKRFRQRQLLSRLSGMITRYTRKLYEASDPNRRKWYLKQKKIWILRRTRATDRSFFSEREIAKLLGISRKAVRNHLSQGKHELRRVGKDLLHYA; from the coding sequence ATGTTACCAAAAATACTAGATGAAAAAATTCTACCTCTCATTGAAGAAGCTCGCTCCAATAATGATCCCAATATTGTAAAAGAACATTTGCCGATCTGGATGGTGGATCGTTTGGCTAAAAAAAGAAAAATTACTGATGATGAAAGTTGTGAGATGGTGGTAACTATTTTGGAAGTTTTTTCAAAGATGTGGGCACTTAGTCTGAATTATCATATAACCAATGTTCTTGGGTTTTTTGTCACTTATGCTTTTAACCAGTATCGGAATCGTTTTCGCCGAACAGAGATTTCTGAGTCCGGTGAACTGTATTTGCAATTGTGGAATTATGACCAACCAGCAAACGAGGAGGTTCCTACTAAACTTTGGGAAGAGATAAATCCAGTGAAAGCAGAATTGGAAAAACTACCAACTCTAACCGCGTTGGTTTTGTCCTTGCAGTTTGATTTACCGATGAAGCAGAATTTAAACCAACTCCTTCTATGGAAGTTACGTGAAACCAATCATGATGTGGAAGGTTTCTTTCGGGACTGGGAAGAAAAACGTTTTCGCCAACGTCAATTGTTATCGCGCCTCTCGGGTATGATCACTCGGTATACCAGAAAACTTTATGAAGCTAGCGATCCGAATCGGAGGAAATGGTATCTCAAACAAAAGAAAATCTGGATTTTACGAAGGACAAGAGCCACGGATCGAAGTTTTTTTTCCGAACGCGAGATCGCAAAACTCTTAGGTATTTCCAGAAAGGCAGTTCGCAACCATTTGTCACAGGGAAAACATGAACTTCGTAGAGTCGGCAAAGATTTATTGCACTATGCATAA
- a CDS encoding Na+/H+ antiporter NhaC family protein, with amino-acid sequence MEREKTHSIFFSLSPLFYLILSILFFRFVWVIPYPHPVALFVAGLLSFLQRRNRKFVFLKSSFRKNFLSVLPAMEILFFVGMLIASWAYSGVLLAMIQTGILFLQPDYFLPSLALVAAIAAMVSGSSWTTAGTLGVALMGVAEVISFPQTMAAGAIVSGCYFGDKLSPLSDTTNLASSLTHVPIWTHIRHMLKTTCISFGVAILGFYILNIYVWDSNRITDLSLQSGALLSGPTNQISWMKFIPVILVFGSSVFKLHIRLSLLLGIVSAIGFSVSELGFQLAIGKTLFFGFESHSGNDVLDRFLSGGGIVAILPTEILILAAVWFGAVVEGYGYLNEILIHVKNWAKDRWDILLSTMGTSFLLNLVTADQYLSLVIPARAFRSLAEEKGIPEKDISRSLEDSGTISSPLIPWNSCGAFMSTSLGVSVLSFFPFAFFNIFHIILSVSLLLIAKNKSKSSYLN; translated from the coding sequence ATGGAGAGAGAAAAAACACACTCTATTTTTTTCTCTCTTTCTCCACTTTTCTATTTAATCCTATCCATTCTTTTTTTTCGTTTTGTTTGGGTGATTCCATACCCGCATCCGGTGGCTTTGTTTGTGGCAGGACTTCTTTCGTTTTTACAACGAAGGAATAGAAAGTTTGTATTTCTGAAATCGTCCTTTCGTAAAAACTTTCTCTCTGTATTACCAGCGATGGAAATCCTTTTTTTTGTAGGAATGCTCATCGCCTCTTGGGCTTATTCGGGAGTACTTTTGGCAATGATCCAAACAGGTATTTTGTTTTTGCAGCCGGATTATTTTTTACCTTCTTTGGCACTTGTCGCCGCCATCGCAGCTATGGTTTCTGGTTCTTCTTGGACCACTGCAGGAACTCTCGGTGTGGCCCTTATGGGTGTTGCAGAAGTGATTTCTTTTCCGCAAACCATGGCTGCAGGTGCCATTGTCAGTGGGTGTTACTTTGGAGATAAACTTTCGCCACTTTCTGATACAACCAACTTAGCTTCCAGTTTAACACATGTTCCTATATGGACTCATATTCGACATATGTTAAAGACAACGTGTATTAGCTTCGGGGTTGCCATCCTTGGATTTTACATTTTAAATATTTATGTTTGGGATTCTAACAGAATCACAGATTTGTCTTTGCAATCGGGAGCTCTTTTGTCTGGTCCTACTAATCAAATCTCTTGGATGAAATTCATCCCTGTTATTTTGGTATTTGGATCTTCTGTATTTAAACTACATATCAGATTGTCCTTGTTACTCGGGATTGTTTCTGCCATTGGGTTTAGTGTGAGTGAATTAGGATTTCAACTTGCGATTGGAAAGACCTTGTTTTTTGGGTTTGAATCCCATTCTGGCAATGATGTGTTGGATCGTTTTTTAAGTGGAGGAGGAATAGTTGCCATTTTACCTACAGAAATTCTTATTCTCGCAGCTGTTTGGTTTGGTGCTGTTGTAGAGGGATATGGATACCTAAACGAAATTTTAATTCATGTTAAAAATTGGGCTAAAGACAGGTGGGATATTTTACTCTCCACGATGGGGACTTCGTTTCTTCTTAATTTGGTAACGGCAGACCAATATCTATCGTTAGTCATTCCAGCGCGGGCTTTTCGAAGTCTTGCGGAAGAAAAAGGAATTCCCGAGAAAGACATCTCTCGTTCCTTAGAAGACTCTGGTACAATTTCCTCCCCACTGATTCCTTGGAATAGTTGTGGAGCCTTTATGTCTACATCGCTTGGTGTTTCAGTGTTATCCTTTTTTCCATTTGCCTTCTTTAATATATTTCATATCATCCTATCTGTATCACTCTTACTGATTGCAAAAAATAAATCCAAAAGTTCATACTTGAACTAA
- a CDS encoding NRAMP family divalent metal transporter encodes MRRFPFLAYLGPGLLYAGAAVGVSHLVQSTRAGAVYGYGLLLVVLFANLIKYPFFVVGTRYTIITGKSLLDGYEALGRLPVWIFFFISIGTMCIIVATVTLVTSGLFSNLLGITMEPWLLCAIILVFCFLLLAIGKFAALDGLMKWIVVLLTVSTIVAMILSFYAAIPKLETEGKSFSISNLGDVAFLIALMGWMPIPIEAAVWQSDWTLAKKTPDGKLPPMKYAMIDFNIGYIGTTLLAVCFLALGANMMYNTGAEFSSQAVSFASELVKLYTSAIGSWSYPIILIAAFFTMFSTTLTCFDAYPRVVSNASRRLFKPLEKIPTEKLYWYWIVIVGVGSILILLFFRTNMKSLVDFATTVSFLNAPVLALIHHLILFGKEIPKEQRPKP; translated from the coding sequence ATGAGACGATTTCCTTTTTTAGCTTATCTTGGTCCTGGACTTTTGTATGCCGGTGCCGCCGTTGGTGTTTCTCATCTTGTGCAATCGACTCGCGCAGGAGCTGTCTATGGTTATGGACTCCTCTTAGTTGTGTTATTTGCCAATTTGATTAAATATCCATTTTTTGTTGTTGGAACCAGGTATACAATCATTACCGGTAAATCATTGTTAGATGGCTATGAGGCATTGGGCCGTTTGCCTGTATGGATTTTTTTCTTCATATCGATTGGAACGATGTGTATTATCGTGGCCACAGTAACTCTTGTCACTTCAGGACTCTTTTCCAATCTCCTGGGAATTACTATGGAACCATGGTTACTTTGTGCGATTATTTTGGTATTTTGTTTTCTTTTACTCGCAATTGGAAAATTTGCAGCCCTCGACGGACTGATGAAGTGGATCGTGGTTTTGTTAACCGTCTCAACAATCGTTGCTATGATCCTTTCTTTTTACGCGGCCATTCCTAAATTAGAAACCGAAGGGAAGTCTTTTTCCATTTCCAACTTGGGTGACGTTGCTTTTCTAATAGCCCTTATGGGTTGGATGCCCATCCCGATTGAAGCTGCTGTTTGGCAATCGGATTGGACACTTGCAAAAAAAACTCCCGATGGCAAACTTCCACCGATGAAATACGCGATGATCGATTTTAACATTGGTTATATTGGAACTACTTTGCTTGCCGTATGTTTCTTGGCGTTAGGTGCTAATATGATGTACAATACCGGAGCCGAGTTTTCTTCACAAGCAGTGAGTTTTGCATCTGAACTAGTTAAGTTATACACATCTGCCATTGGGTCTTGGTCTTATCCTATCATTCTCATTGCTGCATTTTTTACTATGTTCTCCACAACTTTAACATGTTTTGATGCTTATCCAAGAGTTGTTTCCAATGCCAGTCGTCGTTTGTTCAAACCACTAGAAAAAATTCCGACAGAAAAACTCTATTGGTACTGGATTGTCATTGTAGGTGTGGGATCCATTCTCATTTTGCTTTTTTTTAGAACTAATATGAAGAGTTTGGTAGACTTTGCGACCACCGTTTCGTTTTTAAATGCGCCAGTTCTTGCTCTCATTCATCATTTGATTTTATTTGGAAAAGAAATTCCGAAAGAACAAAGGCCTAAACCTTGA
- a CDS encoding PAS domain-containing hybrid sensor histidine kinase/response regulator, translating to MQNLIPSEVYSSLILQYLYDAVIVTDLEFRITSWNLAAERIYGFTAEEVIGESTISILKTEQYNSTRDNRISELQSKGIWQGEVFQYNKESKKLKIRSAASLLKDKSGNTIGVIAINRDITEENKIKEELTDSEERFRMSFDNAGVGVCILDLDGRFIRVNKKLESMLGYSGVELTGRRTNEFAYEEDKILFDSFRESALSGSKENMIYEKRFFSKDKSILWVEISNTLVKDRNGSPSYFVVHMNDITGRKNAEFHLLNAIKEAERANQAKSEFVANMSHEIRTPLNGVIGFNELLLTTNLDSDQREYVRNAISSAHGLLGIINDVLDISKIEAGKLVLNEVTSNLKQIINDSLGVLKWKANEKGIELRLEEEPGIPEIILVDATRLRQILINLLGNAVKFTEVGGVVLKVKTLGSFHQKTKLEFTIKDTGIGIAEKHKSHLFQSFWQGESNSTRRYGGTGLGLRITKSLLDLMGGKIEVESEAGVGSEFRFMIECNSASDHSEQISQDEDEIQKEVLLNFSQSTLTKISPKILVVEDNEMNRELLKRMIQKYIPKAKIKEAVDGLEGVRFFRESKPDLVFMDVQMPNMDGLEAATEIRKQPSGNQVPIIALTAGALYEERKKCFDVGMDQFLTKPIDILALNQILFRYLNR from the coding sequence ATGCAAAACTTGATCCCGAGTGAAGTTTATTCTTCTCTCATTCTACAATACTTATATGATGCGGTGATCGTTACAGATCTGGAATTCCGAATCACTAGTTGGAATTTAGCGGCGGAACGTATTTATGGGTTCACCGCAGAAGAGGTGATCGGTGAGTCCACAATTTCCATTTTAAAAACGGAACAATACAATTCAACAAGAGACAATCGTATATCAGAACTTCAGAGCAAAGGGATTTGGCAGGGAGAAGTATTCCAATACAATAAAGAATCCAAAAAGTTAAAAATTCGATCAGCAGCCAGTCTTCTGAAAGATAAATCAGGAAACACCATCGGCGTCATCGCAATCAATCGCGATATTACTGAAGAAAATAAAATCAAGGAAGAACTTACCGATAGTGAAGAGCGTTTTCGAATGAGTTTTGATAACGCAGGAGTAGGAGTTTGTATTTTAGACTTGGATGGAAGGTTTATTCGAGTTAACAAAAAACTAGAATCTATGTTGGGGTATAGTGGAGTTGAACTCACTGGAAGACGAACAAATGAGTTCGCTTATGAGGAAGATAAAATACTATTTGATTCGTTCCGGGAGTCAGCACTTAGCGGTTCGAAAGAAAATATGATATATGAGAAACGATTTTTCTCAAAAGACAAAAGCATTCTATGGGTTGAAATATCCAATACTTTGGTCAAGGATAGAAACGGCAGTCCTTCGTATTTTGTAGTCCACATGAATGATATAACTGGTCGCAAAAATGCTGAGTTTCATTTACTCAATGCTATCAAAGAAGCCGAAAGAGCCAATCAGGCCAAATCAGAATTTGTAGCCAATATGAGCCATGAAATTCGAACTCCACTGAATGGGGTCATTGGTTTTAATGAATTGTTATTAACTACAAACCTAGATTCTGACCAAAGGGAATATGTACGAAACGCCATTAGCAGTGCGCACGGACTTCTTGGTATTATTAATGATGTTTTAGATATCTCCAAGATTGAAGCCGGGAAACTAGTATTAAACGAAGTCACTTCCAATTTAAAACAGATCATAAACGATTCGTTAGGTGTATTGAAATGGAAGGCAAACGAGAAGGGAATCGAACTCAGACTTGAAGAGGAACCCGGAATACCGGAAATCATTTTGGTAGATGCGACTAGGCTTCGTCAAATTCTCATCAACCTACTGGGGAACGCAGTAAAATTCACGGAAGTTGGGGGAGTTGTATTGAAGGTAAAGACTTTAGGGTCCTTCCATCAAAAAACTAAACTAGAATTTACTATCAAAGATACTGGAATTGGAATCGCAGAAAAACATAAATCGCATTTATTCCAATCGTTTTGGCAAGGCGAATCCAACTCCACACGTAGGTATGGAGGTACTGGACTTGGGCTTAGAATCACTAAATCATTGTTAGATTTGATGGGAGGAAAAATAGAAGTCGAATCCGAGGCGGGTGTTGGGTCGGAGTTTCGTTTTATGATCGAATGTAACTCTGCAAGCGATCATTCAGAACAAATCTCACAAGACGAAGATGAAATTCAAAAAGAAGTGTTATTAAACTTCAGTCAATCTACATTGACTAAGATCTCTCCCAAGATATTAGTCGTAGAAGATAATGAAATGAACCGTGAACTCCTAAAACGAATGATCCAAAAATATATTCCCAAAGCTAAAATTAAAGAAGCTGTCGATGGGTTAGAGGGCGTTCGTTTTTTTCGGGAATCGAAACCTGATTTGGTGTTTATGGATGTTCAAATGCCCAATATGGATGGATTGGAAGCAGCTACGGAGATTCGCAAACAACCATCGGGCAATCAAGTTCCGATTATTGCCCTCACTGCAGGTGCCTTATATGAAGAGCGAAAAAAATGTTTTGATGTAGGAATGGATCAATTTTTGACCAAACCGATCGATATTTTAGCACTCAATCAAATTCTATTTCGTTATTTGAATCGATAA